Proteins encoded by one window of Blautia argi:
- a CDS encoding undecaprenyl-diphosphate phosphatase, which translates to MSIIDALLLGLVQGLTEFLPVSSSGHLAILKNLLQIKETGLLFSVLLHVGTLVAVFAAFRRDLKKLLLEGCKLVYDFWENIRVYFKNRHEQEAIRYRKLVSNNYRRLLLLLLVSTIPTALEGVFLSNLVLQAESNLLAPAIGLFITGVFLLIIDFFPAGKKIPKDVSYKTALLIGVFQGIAVFPGISRLGITLAVCLMCGFNKKFAMKYAFLAAVPSILGAAVWELIQVSGLKLSLETFGVYIVGAAVAGFVGYFSIQIMLRMLKRRKFIFFAVYCFLIGTVAAICNFVL; encoded by the coding sequence ATGTCAATAATAGATGCATTGCTGCTTGGGCTGGTACAGGGACTGACAGAGTTTCTTCCTGTGAGCAGCTCAGGTCATCTGGCGATACTGAAGAATCTGCTGCAAATCAAAGAAACAGGACTGTTATTTTCTGTACTTTTGCATGTGGGAACCCTTGTGGCAGTATTTGCTGCCTTTCGCCGGGATTTAAAAAAATTACTGCTGGAAGGCTGTAAGCTGGTATATGACTTTTGGGAGAATATCCGTGTCTATTTTAAAAACCGGCATGAACAGGAGGCCATTCGTTACAGAAAACTGGTTTCCAATAACTACAGAAGACTTTTGCTTCTGCTTTTGGTGTCCACAATTCCCACTGCCCTGGAAGGGGTATTTCTAAGCAATCTGGTTTTGCAGGCAGAGAGTAATCTTCTGGCGCCTGCTATAGGATTGTTTATTACAGGCGTATTTTTGCTGATTATTGATTTTTTTCCTGCAGGGAAGAAGATTCCAAAAGATGTCAGCTACAAAACGGCGCTTCTTATCGGGGTTTTTCAGGGGATTGCAGTTTTTCCGGGAATTTCCCGTCTGGGAATTACCCTTGCAGTCTGTCTGATGTGCGGCTTTAATAAAAAATTTGCAATGAAGTATGCGTTTCTGGCAGCAGTTCCCTCTATTTTAGGGGCGGCTGTCTGGGAGCTTATCCAGGTTTCGGGCTTAAAGCTTTCTTTGGAAACCTTTGGTGTTTACATAGTAGGTGCAGCAGTGGCTGGGTTTGTGGGCTATTTCAGTATTCAGATTATGCTCAGAATGTTAAAACGCAGAAAGTTTATTTTCTTTGCTGTGTATTGCTTTTTGATTGGCACTGTAGCAGCAATCTGTAATTTTGTATTATAA
- a CDS encoding hemolysin family protein, whose protein sequence is MVFYSWYGSRSTVKNGRRRKELKKSMDDGSSPIWALTVFVLFIIVNGIMYGFGAAVQKISESELEKRTREEGDKKAQWILKIMENPSPIVNTILTTATLLSILTGYTAIRSITPYVYRGLKGMKAFLGEGVPDWIFADAALILVVVFSLIILLSFGVISAKKVFNSKPDVWVYRTAGMVKFLVTLFTPVTFLIMKLSNLVVRIFGVDPHKQEDDVTEEEIISMVDDAHEQGVIEESEAEMIQNIMEFSETEAQDIMTHRKNINAIEETMLLKDALLYMLENSNSRYPVYREDIDNIVGILHLKDAMKQVTLGHYENQPISSIPNLVREAVYIPETRNINDLFKRMQARKMHMVVVVDEYGQTSGIVTMEDILEEIVGNILDEYDEEEHFIQVQTDDSLIMEGRTPLEQVDEVLESDFDEEEFDTLNGYLTSLLGHVPNMAEDKEIRTNGYLFTILGVENNTIQKVRVEKLPEREKGEEKCQDIQNSQT, encoded by the coding sequence ATGGTATTTTATTCATGGTACGGTAGCAGAAGTACCGTAAAAAACGGAAGAAGAAGGAAGGAATTAAAGAAGTCTATGGACGACGGGAGCAGCCCTATATGGGCTCTTACAGTTTTTGTTTTATTTATTATAGTAAACGGAATAATGTACGGCTTTGGCGCGGCCGTACAGAAAATCAGCGAAAGTGAATTGGAGAAGCGTACCAGAGAAGAGGGAGATAAAAAGGCGCAGTGGATTTTAAAAATTATGGAGAATCCAAGCCCTATTGTCAACACGATTCTGACAACTGCCACACTTTTGAGCATTCTTACTGGTTATACGGCGATTCGTTCCATTACGCCCTATGTTTATCGCGGGTTAAAGGGAATGAAAGCATTTCTGGGAGAAGGAGTGCCGGATTGGATTTTTGCAGATGCGGCGCTGATTCTGGTCGTGGTCTTCTCTTTGATTATCTTGCTGTCTTTTGGTGTAATTTCTGCCAAAAAGGTGTTTAACAGTAAGCCGGACGTATGGGTGTACCGGACAGCCGGAATGGTAAAATTTCTGGTGACGCTGTTTACCCCTGTGACCTTTCTGATTATGAAACTGTCGAATCTGGTGGTGAGAATCTTTGGCGTGGATCCTCATAAGCAGGAGGACGATGTAACAGAGGAGGAGATTATTTCCATGGTTGATGATGCCCATGAACAGGGGGTTATTGAGGAAAGCGAAGCAGAAATGATTCAGAATATCATGGAATTTTCGGAAACTGAGGCTCAGGACATTATGACCCACCGGAAAAACATCAATGCCATTGAGGAAACCATGCTGTTAAAGGACGCGCTTTTGTATATGTTGGAAAACAGCAATTCCCGCTACCCGGTTTACAGGGAAGACATTGACAACATTGTGGGAATTTTGCATTTAAAGGACGCTATGAAGCAGGTGACTCTGGGACATTATGAAAATCAGCCCATCAGCAGTATTCCCAATCTGGTGCGGGAAGCTGTTTATATTCCCGAAACCAGAAATATTAATGATTTGTTCAAACGTATGCAGGCGAGAAAAATGCATATGGTTGTGGTTGTGGATGAATACGGACAGACTTCCGGAATTGTCACTATGGAGGATATTCTGGAGGAAATTGTGGGAAATATTTTGGACGAGTATGATGAGGAAGAGCATTTTATTCAAGTGCAGACAGACGATTCCCTGATTATGGAGGGACGTACACCTTTGGAGCAGGTGGACGAGGTGCTGGAGTCTGATTTTGACGAAGAAGAATTTGATACCTTAAACGGATATCTGACTTCTCTGCTGGGGCATGTTCCCAATATGGCAGAGGACAAGGAAATCAGAACAAACGGATATTTATTTACTATCCTCGGGGTAGAAAATAATACAATACAAAAAGTTCGGGTGGAAAAGCTGCCTGAAAGAGAAAAAGGAGAAGAGAAATGTCAGGACATTCAAAATTCGCAAACATAA
- a CDS encoding YebC/PmpR family DNA-binding transcriptional regulator: MSGHSKFANIKHKKEKNDAKKGKIFTVIGREIVVAVKEGGPDPANNSKLRDVIAKAKANNMPNDTIERGIKKAAGDANADNFEVLTYEGYGPSGVAIIVQTLTDNKNRTAGNVRSAFTKGSGNIGTPGSVSFMFDKKGQIIIDKEECEMEADDLMMIALDAGAEDFAEEEDSFEVLTDPDEFSAVREALEKEGIPMMEAQIAMIPQNYVTLSDEQDIKNLQKTLDLLDDDDDVTDVWHNWEE, translated from the coding sequence ATGTCAGGACATTCAAAATTCGCAAACATAAAACATAAGAAAGAAAAAAATGATGCAAAAAAGGGTAAAATCTTTACGGTTATCGGAAGAGAAATCGTGGTTGCTGTAAAAGAAGGCGGCCCGGATCCTGCGAACAACAGCAAATTAAGAGATGTCATTGCAAAGGCAAAAGCAAATAACATGCCAAACGATACCATTGAAAGAGGAATCAAAAAGGCTGCCGGAGATGCCAATGCAGATAACTTTGAGGTGCTTACATACGAGGGCTATGGTCCAAGCGGTGTAGCAATCATTGTACAGACACTGACAGACAATAAAAACCGTACAGCCGGGAATGTAAGAAGCGCTTTTACAAAGGGAAGCGGAAACATTGGAACACCGGGTTCTGTATCCTTTATGTTTGATAAAAAAGGACAGATTATCATTGACAAGGAAGAATGCGAAATGGAAGCAGACGATTTGATGATGATTGCTTTGGATGCAGGTGCAGAGGATTTTGCAGAAGAGGAAGACAGCTTTGAAGTTTTGACTGACCCGGACGAATTCAGTGCAGTAAGAGAAGCTCTTGAAAAAGAAGGAATTCCTATGATGGAAGCCCAGATTGCCATGATTCCTCAGAATTATGTGACCTTGTCTGACGAACAGGATATTAAAAATCTGCAAAAGACACTGGATTTACTGGACGATGATGATGATGTGACTGATGTATGGCACAATTGGGAAGAATAA
- a CDS encoding ClpP family protease has protein sequence MSEEKKEKLEARERQNEEIEELGEVMLEENQKQYHIQLLSIIGEVEGHECLPNSSKTTKYEHVLPKLAMIEDSKETDGLLILLNTVGGDVEAGLAIAEMIASLSKPTVSLVLGEGHSIGVPMAVSADYSFIVPSATMVIHPVRSNGMFIGVMQSYRNMEKIQDRITGFIASHSRMKQERIEELMLDTSQLVKDVGTMLEGEEAVQEGLIDETGGIKEALEKLYEMIENRQNL, from the coding sequence ATGTCTGAGGAGAAAAAAGAAAAGTTGGAAGCCAGGGAAAGGCAAAACGAGGAGATTGAGGAGCTGGGTGAGGTGATGCTGGAGGAAAATCAGAAGCAGTATCACATTCAGCTTTTATCAATTATCGGAGAAGTGGAAGGGCATGAGTGCCTTCCAAACAGCAGCAAAACTACGAAATATGAGCATGTTCTGCCAAAACTTGCCATGATTGAGGACAGCAAAGAAACAGACGGGCTTTTGATTCTCTTAAACACCGTGGGCGGCGATGTGGAGGCTGGACTTGCCATTGCGGAGATGATAGCTTCCTTGAGCAAACCTACGGTATCCCTGGTTCTGGGGGAAGGCCATTCTATTGGAGTACCCATGGCGGTTTCTGCGGACTATTCCTTTATTGTACCAAGTGCAACTATGGTTATTCACCCGGTACGCAGCAATGGTATGTTTATCGGGGTTATGCAGAGCTATCGGAATATGGAGAAAATCCAGGACCGTATTACCGGATTTATTGCTTCTCATTCCCGTATGAAGCAGGAGCGAATTGAAGAATTGATGCTGGATACCTCTCAGCTTGTAAAAGATGTGGGAACCATGCTGGAAGGAGAAGAGGCAGTGCAGGAAGGACTGATTGATGAAACCGGAGGGATTAAAGAAGCTCTTGAGAAGCTTTATGAAATGATTGAAAACAGGCAAAATTTATGA
- a CDS encoding type II toxin-antitoxin system PemK/MazF family toxin, whose product MISRYEKTNRSVKCVIIKRGDIYYADLRPVVGSEQGGIRPVLIIQNDIGNKHSPTVICAAITSRMNKAKLPTHIEIDAASYAIVKDSVILLEQLRTIDKRRLKDKVCHLDAEILQKVNHALCISLELPT is encoded by the coding sequence ATGATAAGCAGATATGAGAAAACAAATCGGAGTGTGAAGTGTGTGATTATCAAACGAGGAGATATTTATTATGCAGACCTGCGGCCTGTGGTAGGCAGTGAGCAGGGGGGAATCAGACCGGTTCTGATTATACAAAATGATATTGGAAACAAGCACAGCCCTACGGTTATCTGTGCAGCCATTACGTCGAGAATGAACAAGGCAAAATTGCCCACACATATTGAAATTGATGCAGCCTCTTATGCAATTGTCAAGGATTCTGTTATTTTACTGGAACAGCTTCGGACTATTGATAAAAGACGGTTAAAGGATAAGGTGTGCCACCTGGATGCGGAAATTTTACAGAAGGTCAATCATGCCCTCTGTATCAGCCTGGAACTTCCTACATAG
- a CDS encoding NAD(P)H-hydrate dehydratase — MEQIVTGEQMKALDVYTIEQMQMPSLVLMERAGLQVFWSMQKEGLPLSKVLVLCGSGNNGADGVVIARLLTLGGYQTDVCILGKPEHFTKEMEKQIEIGRNYGISFVKTFCVHEYTTIVDALFGVGLSREIKGTYRETIESLEHFQGKIVAVDIPSGIHAGTGAVLGCAVRADLTVTFGYKKAGLCLYPGAAYAGKLISADVGILMPPSFGSGLFACTREELKTLVRKPDGNKGSFGKVFLVAGSREIFGAAYLSGQAVLRSGAGMLKIATPKENREMFACFPEAMLAVYDEETALEELVRENLDWADVIGIGPGIGISHLSERLLELLLKLVKKPLVIDADGLRLLKGKEALLRACKGPVILTPHLGEFAALTGISIARWKENPIEITEKTAEELGVILVCKDARTLISSKEGKTCINLCGNDGMATAGSGDVLTGLILGLLAQGLLPFQAACTGVYLHARAGDLAASKKGRAAMLAGDLIDAAGEILKEL, encoded by the coding sequence ATGGAACAGATTGTAACCGGAGAGCAGATGAAGGCGTTGGACGTTTATACCATAGAGCAGATGCAAATGCCGTCCCTGGTGCTGATGGAACGGGCTGGTCTGCAGGTCTTTTGGAGCATGCAAAAAGAAGGGCTGCCACTTTCTAAAGTGCTGGTTTTATGTGGCAGCGGAAATAATGGAGCAGACGGCGTGGTCATAGCCAGGCTTCTGACCCTGGGGGGATATCAGACAGATGTCTGTATTTTGGGAAAGCCGGAACATTTTACAAAAGAAATGGAAAAACAGATAGAAATTGGCAGAAATTATGGGATTTCCTTTGTCAAGACTTTCTGTGTCCATGAATATACTACTATCGTAGACGCCCTGTTTGGCGTGGGACTTTCCAGAGAGATAAAAGGAACTTACAGAGAAACCATAGAAAGTCTGGAACATTTTCAGGGGAAAATTGTAGCAGTGGATATTCCTTCCGGTATCCATGCTGGGACAGGGGCAGTTTTGGGTTGTGCCGTAAGGGCAGATCTTACCGTTACCTTTGGGTACAAAAAGGCAGGGCTTTGTCTGTATCCCGGTGCAGCTTATGCAGGAAAGCTTATAAGTGCAGATGTGGGGATTTTAATGCCCCCCTCCTTTGGAAGCGGACTTTTTGCCTGTACCAGGGAAGAACTGAAGACGCTTGTAAGAAAGCCGGACGGGAATAAGGGCAGCTTTGGAAAGGTTTTTCTGGTAGCAGGAAGCAGGGAAATCTTCGGAGCGGCATATTTGAGCGGACAGGCTGTTTTGCGAAGTGGTGCAGGTATGCTGAAGATTGCCACACCGAAAGAAAACCGGGAAATGTTTGCCTGCTTTCCAGAAGCCATGCTGGCTGTCTACGACGAGGAAACCGCCCTTGAGGAACTGGTGAGAGAAAATTTGGACTGGGCAGATGTCATAGGCATTGGGCCGGGGATTGGAATCTCGCATCTGTCCGAAAGGCTGCTGGAACTGCTTTTAAAGCTTGTAAAAAAGCCCCTTGTCATTGATGCAGACGGGCTGCGGCTTTTAAAGGGGAAGGAAGCACTGCTAAGAGCCTGCAAGGGGCCGGTAATCCTTACCCCGCATCTGGGAGAATTTGCAGCGCTTACCGGTATTTCCATAGCCCGGTGGAAGGAAAATCCCATAGAGATAACAGAAAAAACAGCAGAAGAGCTGGGGGTCATACTGGTATGCAAGGATGCCAGAACCCTGATAAGCAGCAAAGAGGGCAAAACCTGCATCAATCTTTGCGGAAACGACGGTATGGCGACAGCAGGAAGCGGCGATGTACTTACCGGACTGATTCTGGGTCTTTTGGCTCAGGGACTTTTGCCTTTTCAGGCAGCCTGCACAGGCGTTTATCTTCACGCAAGGGCCGGGGATCTGGCAGCCTCCAAAAAAGGGAGAGCAGCCATGCTGGCAGGAGATCTGATTGATGCGGCAGGAGAAATTCTAAAGGAACTTTAA
- a CDS encoding FtsK/SpoIIIE family DNA translocase yields the protein MAAAKKGNTGSRRSSTGRKKNVQTKAKKAAAEHTGSSVEAEITLWIVLAVSIVLLVSNFGIGGAVGNAISSFFFGLVGLVCYPLPVFLFLGVAFVISNSRNPRAYRKMAGFLLLFIAMCMFMQLLTEGAMYEETVFTYYQVSAEYKTGGGLLGGLLCRLCIRAFGTVGAYAISITAIMISLVLITQKSMFDMLRKCSRWIYHSAAKSRAHRLEVARVRREEAEEAALMEERHSRRRERSLKQEDGNEKAQIEEQKADRKQGRRVASFFTAEPPKEEAAQEESIEDPFVPEKAFPIHRGEHLVQDIDEIEALGEETEKESEAAVSAETQNEKKSKKVQQESSHSRNPRSSKEEIQQGVDAVKSEIAAKEVQEKKEYVFPPVSLLKKGTKSSGDSDAHLRETARKLQETLHNFGVNVTVTNVSCGPTVTRYELQPEQGVKVSKIVSLTDDIKLNLAATDIRIEAPIPGKAAVGIEVPNANNSTVMLRELIQSEAFKNSESRLAFAAGKDIAGKPVIADIGKMPHLLIAGATGSGKSVCINTLIMSILYKASPEEVKLIMIDPKVVELSVYNGIPHLFIPVVTDPKKAAGALNWAVAEMTERYNKFAQYNVRDIKGYNAKIDALTDIEEDKKPAKLPQIVIIVDELADLMMVAPGEVEDSICRLAQLARAAGIHLIIATQRPSVNVITGLIKANMPSRIAFSVSSGVDSRTILDMNGAEKLLGKGDMLFYPQGYQKPARVQGAFVSDQEVGAVVEFLASKNPCAAYSQEIQEKIEAVKEATASAAGSDSANERDAYFKDAGKFIIEKEKASIGMLQRMFKIGFNRAARIMDQLCEAGVVGEEEGTKPRKVLMSMEEFDRFIEEYL from the coding sequence ATGGCGGCAGCGAAAAAGGGAAATACAGGGAGCAGAAGATCTTCTACAGGCAGAAAAAAGAATGTGCAGACAAAAGCAAAAAAGGCAGCGGCAGAACATACGGGCAGTTCTGTGGAAGCGGAAATTACTCTGTGGATTGTGCTGGCTGTGTCCATTGTGCTGCTGGTAAGTAATTTTGGCATAGGCGGTGCAGTGGGAAATGCTATCAGCAGCTTCTTTTTCGGTTTGGTGGGATTGGTCTGCTATCCTCTTCCTGTTTTTTTGTTTCTTGGAGTGGCATTTGTGATTTCAAACAGCAGAAACCCCCGAGCTTATCGGAAAATGGCTGGCTTTTTGTTGCTGTTTATTGCCATGTGTATGTTTATGCAGCTTTTAACCGAGGGAGCTATGTATGAGGAAACTGTTTTTACCTATTATCAGGTTTCAGCAGAATACAAGACAGGGGGCGGCCTGTTAGGCGGTCTTTTGTGTAGACTCTGTATCAGGGCTTTTGGTACTGTGGGGGCATATGCCATTTCTATTACAGCTATTATGATTTCCCTGGTGCTAATTACTCAGAAGTCTATGTTTGATATGCTTCGCAAATGCAGCAGGTGGATTTACCATTCAGCAGCAAAGAGCCGGGCGCACAGACTGGAGGTAGCCAGAGTCCGAAGAGAAGAGGCCGAGGAGGCAGCGCTTATGGAGGAGCGTCATTCCCGCCGCCGGGAGCGAAGCTTAAAGCAGGAGGACGGGAATGAGAAAGCACAGATAGAAGAGCAGAAGGCTGATAGAAAACAGGGAAGAAGAGTGGCTTCCTTCTTTACTGCAGAGCCTCCAAAGGAGGAGGCTGCACAGGAAGAGTCTATAGAGGATCCTTTTGTACCGGAAAAGGCATTCCCTATTCACAGAGGGGAACATCTGGTGCAGGATATAGATGAAATAGAGGCTCTGGGGGAAGAAACAGAAAAGGAATCAGAAGCAGCGGTATCTGCGGAAACTCAGAATGAAAAAAAGAGTAAAAAAGTTCAACAGGAGAGCAGCCACAGCAGAAATCCTCGTTCCTCAAAAGAAGAAATCCAACAAGGTGTGGACGCAGTGAAAAGCGAGATTGCGGCAAAAGAAGTGCAGGAGAAAAAAGAGTACGTTTTTCCTCCTGTTTCCCTTTTGAAAAAGGGAACAAAGAGCAGCGGAGATTCTGATGCCCATCTTCGGGAAACAGCAAGAAAGCTGCAGGAAACGCTGCATAACTTTGGTGTAAACGTGACGGTAACCAATGTGAGCTGCGGCCCTACAGTTACCAGATATGAGCTGCAGCCGGAGCAGGGAGTAAAGGTGAGCAAAATTGTCAGTCTGACTGATGACATCAAGCTGAATCTGGCTGCCACAGATATTCGTATTGAAGCACCGATTCCGGGAAAAGCAGCCGTAGGAATTGAGGTGCCAAATGCCAACAACAGCACTGTAATGCTACGTGAGTTGATTCAGTCAGAAGCCTTTAAAAACAGCGAGTCCAGACTTGCCTTTGCAGCAGGAAAGGATATTGCCGGGAAGCCGGTGATTGCAGATATTGGGAAAATGCCTCACCTTTTGATTGCGGGCGCTACAGGCTCCGGTAAGTCAGTATGTATTAACACCCTGATCATGAGTATTCTTTATAAGGCTTCCCCGGAAGAGGTCAAGCTGATTATGATTGATCCAAAAGTAGTAGAGCTCAGTGTATACAACGGTATTCCCCATTTGTTTATTCCGGTTGTCACAGACCCGAAAAAGGCAGCAGGGGCGTTGAACTGGGCAGTGGCGGAAATGACAGAGCGTTATAATAAATTTGCTCAGTATAATGTGCGGGATATCAAAGGGTATAATGCAAAAATTGATGCCCTTACAGATATAGAAGAGGATAAAAAGCCTGCAAAGCTGCCTCAGATTGTGATTATTGTAGACGAACTTGCAGATTTAATGATGGTCGCTCCTGGAGAGGTGGAGGATTCTATCTGCCGTCTGGCACAGCTTGCAAGAGCTGCAGGTATTCATTTGATTATTGCGACTCAGAGGCCTTCGGTCAATGTTATTACAGGGCTTATTAAAGCAAATATGCCATCCAGAATTGCCTTTTCCGTGTCCTCTGGTGTAGATTCCAGAACGATTCTGGATATGAACGGAGCAGAGAAGCTTCTGGGAAAGGGAGATATGCTTTTTTATCCCCAAGGGTATCAAAAGCCTGCCAGAGTACAGGGGGCTTTTGTCAGCGACCAGGAAGTTGGTGCAGTGGTTGAATTTCTTGCCAGCAAGAATCCATGTGCCGCCTATAGTCAGGAAATTCAAGAGAAAATCGAGGCAGTGAAGGAAGCGACTGCATCTGCAGCAGGAAGCGACAGCGCTAATGAACGGGACGCATATTTTAAGGACGCTGGAAAATTTATTATTGAGAAGGAAAAGGCGTCCATTGGTATGTTGCAAAGAATGTTTAAAATTGGCTTTAATCGTGCAGCCAGAATTATGGATCAGTTGTGTGAGGCTGGGGTTGTAGGCGAAGAGGAAGGAACAAAGCCAAGAAAGGTTCTGATGTCCATGGAAGAATTTGACCGGTTTATTGAGGAATATTTATAG
- the alr gene encoding alanine racemase codes for MRTQKRIQANIDLDAIAYNLNSMRKNLKKDTQIIAVLKADGYGHGAVPLAKEIEAYPYIWGIAVATVEEGMELRNAGIQKPILILGYTYEEDYDRIVREDFRPTVFKISMAKKLSEAAKRAGKTLKIHIKIDTGMTRIGYRNPETDIPEILEICRLPGLEAEGIFTHFARADETELDPASRQFERFTAFLKGLEAAGVTFPIKHCSNSAGIIRMPEANMDAVRAGVILYGMYPSEEMEKEPVPLKAVMELKSHIAYIKTVEPGVEISYGGTFTTTRSTRVATIPVGYADGYARGLSNKGSVLIHGKRAAILGRVCMDQFMVDVTGIPEARELDEVTLLGKDGEDCITMEELGELSGRFNYEFACCISKRVPRVYYKHGQVRE; via the coding sequence ATGAGGACACAAAAAAGAATCCAGGCGAATATTGATTTGGACGCCATTGCATATAATCTGAACAGCATGAGGAAAAACCTGAAAAAAGACACGCAGATCATCGCGGTCTTAAAGGCAGATGGCTACGGACATGGTGCAGTGCCTCTGGCAAAAGAAATTGAAGCCTATCCCTACATCTGGGGGATTGCGGTTGCCACTGTGGAAGAGGGCATGGAACTTAGAAACGCAGGGATTCAGAAGCCTATCTTGATTTTGGGATATACCTATGAAGAGGATTATGACAGGATTGTGCGGGAGGATTTTCGCCCTACAGTTTTTAAAATTTCTATGGCAAAAAAGCTGTCTGAGGCAGCAAAAAGGGCAGGAAAGACTCTGAAAATACATATAAAAATTGATACGGGAATGACCAGAATCGGGTATCGGAATCCGGAAACAGACATTCCCGAGATTCTGGAGATTTGTCGTTTGCCGGGACTTGAGGCAGAGGGAATCTTCACCCATTTTGCAAGAGCAGACGAAACAGAGCTGGATCCTGCAAGTCGCCAGTTTGAACGGTTTACTGCGTTTCTCAAAGGACTCGAGGCGGCAGGGGTGACTTTTCCCATTAAGCATTGCTCCAACAGCGCAGGGATTATCCGTATGCCTGAGGCCAACATGGACGCTGTGCGGGCAGGGGTAATTCTTTACGGCATGTATCCCTCTGAGGAGATGGAAAAAGAACCGGTTCCCTTAAAAGCAGTGATGGAGCTGAAAAGCCACATTGCCTATATAAAAACCGTGGAGCCAGGTGTAGAAATCAGCTATGGCGGTACCTTTACCACTACCAGATCAACTAGAGTTGCCACCATTCCCGTGGGATATGCAGATGGGTATGCCAGAGGGCTTTCCAACAAAGGAAGCGTACTTATTCATGGAAAAAGAGCTGCGATTTTAGGCAGGGTCTGTATGGATCAGTTTATGGTAGATGTGACAGGAATTCCCGAAGCGAGAGAGCTTGACGAGGTGACACTTCTCGGAAAAGACGGGGAGGACTGTATTACCATGGAGGAGCTGGGAGAGCTTTCCGGCAGATTTAACTATGAGTTTGCCTGCTGTATCAGCAAGCGGGTTCCAAGGGTTTATTACAAACACGGACAAGTACGGGAATAA
- a CDS encoding redox-sensing transcriptional repressor Rex, translating to MEEKCISKAVIKRLPRYYRYLGELIEEGVERISSNELSEKMRVTASQIRQDLNNFGGFGQQGYGYNVPYLYEEIGKILGLDKTHHMIIVGAGNLGQALANYVKFEKRGFKIVGIFDVNPVLKGISIRGNEIRMMDELPQFLKEQDVEIATLTLPKNNAAETADLLVKNGIRAIWNFAHLDLDVPKDVIVENVHLSESLMRLSYNLNCYENEHEKK from the coding sequence ATGGAGGAAAAGTGCATTTCAAAGGCAGTGATCAAAAGGCTACCCCGATATTACAGATATTTAGGTGAACTTATAGAAGAAGGCGTAGAGCGAATATCCTCCAATGAGCTAAGTGAAAAGATGCGGGTAACTGCATCTCAGATTCGTCAGGATTTGAATAATTTTGGCGGCTTCGGGCAGCAGGGATATGGTTATAATGTTCCGTATCTGTATGAGGAAATCGGGAAAATTTTAGGACTTGATAAAACACATCACATGATTATTGTAGGTGCAGGTAATCTGGGACAGGCACTTGCCAATTATGTGAAGTTTGAAAAAAGAGGCTTCAAGATTGTAGGAATTTTTGATGTGAATCCAGTGCTGAAGGGGATTTCTATCAGAGGAAACGAGATTCGTATGATGGACGAGCTTCCTCAGTTTTTAAAGGAGCAGGACGTGGAAATTGCCACCTTGACCCTGCCGAAAAATAATGCGGCAGAAACAGCAGATCTGTTGGTAAAGAACGGCATTCGTGCTATTTGGAATTTTGCGCATCTGGATTTGGACGTGCCGAAGGATGTGATTGTGGAAAATGTACATCTTTCCGAGAGCCTGATGCGTTTGTCCTATAATTTGAATTGCTATGAAAACGAACATGAGAAGAAATAA